A single genomic interval of Clostridium facile harbors:
- a CDS encoding DUF3592 domain-containing protein, with protein MDKKVKIPASIFLFIVILCGMLLLFFGIKNTIQLNQTSNHYHSTEGYFVDYTLYSEGGYDAVRHKHTNDTYQLIYQYTVNGQDYTVATDYGSGVIPEIGSTKQIKYDPNAPENAIIGGTNSDNAMIFIGFLFVAIPLFMFLVMIGVSGRFIRIWAGMILLIVGYGALSIMAGSFSPVKIIEFFFFSFTLFLFIPILLIVVGVFILIVNLFFDKVEIQEEK; from the coding sequence TTGGATAAAAAAGTGAAAATTCCAGCATCTATTTTTCTTTTTATCGTGATATTATGTGGAATGTTACTGTTGTTTTTTGGTATTAAAAATACTATACAGCTGAATCAAACATCAAATCATTATCATTCAACGGAAGGATATTTTGTGGATTATACTCTGTATTCGGAAGGTGGTTATGATGCGGTTAGACACAAGCACACCAATGATACATACCAGTTAATTTATCAGTATACAGTTAATGGGCAGGACTATACCGTTGCTACTGACTATGGTTCTGGTGTAATTCCAGAGATAGGCAGTACCAAACAAATAAAATATGACCCGAATGCCCCAGAAAATGCAATTATTGGTGGAACCAATAGTGATAATGCCATGATATTTATAGGATTTTTGTTTGTTGCTATTCCTCTCTTTATGTTCCTTGTGATGATAGGAGTTTCCGGGAGATTTATCCGTATTTGGGCGGGTATGATTCTTTTGATAGTAGGATATGGAGCACTTTCTATCATGGCAGGTAGCTTTTCTCCGGTTAAAATAATCGAGTTTTTCTTTTTTTCCTTTACATTATTTTTGTTCATTCCAATTCTATTGATTGTGGTTGGAGTTTTCATCCTGATCGTCAATTTATTTTTTGATAAAGTGGAAATTCAGGAAGAAAAATAG
- the cysK gene encoding cysteine synthase A: protein MIYNNVLEAMGNTPVIRLNRMVEPDSAQILVKYEGLNVGGSIKTRTAFNMLAQAEKEGKLHKDTIIVEPTSGNQGIGLALIGAVRGYRTIIIMPDSVSEERRKLVQHYGAEVILIHDDGNIGKCIEECLNTAMRMEQENPNVFVPQQFSNLANPAVHRYHTALEILEQVGEPIHGFCSGVGTGGTITGIGEVLKAQNPDITIWAVEPENAAILAGGNVGTHLQMGIGDGLIPEILNREIYSDICIISDEEAIQTAKDLARLEGLMCGISSGTNVAAAKKLAKKLGKGKTVVTVLPDTAERYFSTPLFDE from the coding sequence ATGATCTATAACAATGTGTTAGAAGCGATGGGAAATACACCTGTAATCCGTTTAAATCGGATGGTGGAACCAGATAGCGCTCAGATTTTGGTAAAATATGAAGGATTAAATGTAGGTGGTTCTATTAAAACAAGAACTGCTTTTAATATGTTAGCACAAGCGGAAAAAGAAGGAAAATTACATAAGGATACCATCATTGTGGAACCAACTAGCGGTAACCAAGGAATTGGGCTTGCGTTAATTGGTGCGGTACGTGGCTACCGTACGATTATTATCATGCCGGATTCTGTAAGCGAAGAAAGGCGGAAACTGGTTCAGCATTATGGTGCGGAAGTGATTTTAATCCATGATGATGGAAATATTGGAAAATGTATTGAGGAATGTTTAAATACCGCTATGCGAATGGAACAGGAAAATCCAAATGTATTTGTACCACAACAGTTCTCTAATTTAGCAAACCCGGCGGTTCATCGTTACCATACTGCTTTGGAAATTTTGGAACAGGTTGGGGAGCCAATCCATGGATTTTGTTCTGGTGTTGGAACAGGTGGTACGATTACAGGAATTGGCGAAGTGTTAAAAGCACAAAATCCTGATATTACAATCTGGGCAGTGGAACCAGAAAACGCAGCCATTTTAGCCGGAGGCAATGTTGGAACCCATTTGCAGATGGGGATTGGAGATGGATTGATTCCAGAAATATTAAACCGTGAGATTTACAGCGATATCTGCATTATTTCAGATGAGGAAGCAATCCAGACAGCGAAGGATTTGGCACGTTTGGAAGGCTTAATGTGTGGAATTTCCAGTGGGACCAATGTAGCAGCAGCAAAAAAACTTGCTAAGAAATTGGGCAAAGGGAAAACAGTAGTTACTGTCCTCCCTGATACTGCCGAACGTTATTTCAGTACCCCTTTATTTGATGAATAA
- a CDS encoding glycosyl hydrolase, with the protein MRSKKTNLWKKCTASALAVAMAATSISALSVLGVSAQENINTTLVSEFQNPPQQSKTMIRYWVPGAAVEESALRRDVKQIADLGYGGLEVVSYIQMIKGVQDNDQWGTENWDRAMEIIVDEAQKYNLTVDVTNGPGWPISSPTLKNADDPGTSYEMTYGTADLVAGDTYQAIVPERNTIRSEGTTKLFAVGAYQLTAEKTIDFNSYIDLMDYVTVNPDDNAQSTLNWTAPEGDQNWVIFSFWEQPTAQKEASGYYVVDHYGIDGANACKAYWDSVMDEKDYLHYVNSLFNDSLENQVDKEWTRGFQEIFKQQKGYDITPYLPVIGGGNYYQTQEGPNYDFTDADLTEQINNDYNEVVTYCYNEYHLKPLETMAEEYGMNIRYQVAYNKPMEVETSALSVAIPEGESLNRASLDNLRMMASAVHMTDKQIYSYEAAAEFGNAYGQSYEDIAWHLKRSWAAGMNRQVLHGAAYSGELQEGIHGIMGDFWPGYAPFMGYISNEWNKNTSYENAADYIEYFTRYNYIMQKESKIDIAVYRHTYEDNYMKSGGDGEDWFPDDSILNRNGYSYEFVNPDILNLETATVTNGVLNENGPAYKAIVIHNEDRMSPDVAQRMIDLANDGMKIVVVGDAPSKLMYRSEVNEGYTAQDIVNAMNTLLQNPNVKQVSDYDQLPTELTELNVQPDAQYSTPTDLLAKHQVDDNGDFYYLYNYNRICAEDANATLAKAGTAYPGINKDLLTAKSLDVTLKGEGKPYLLDAWTGEITPIAEYQQNDGSVTLHLDFDKDEAKLIALLTDQEAIENGLTPQSVYATDVTGDAAVNYQDNGMVLKSTQEGTYTVTANNNQIDKVVTKNIQDPFTVEEWNLQIKSLEKNENGSIYFYDSQWKELDPVTITELKGWKDINPEWKNVAGIGTYTTTFHLDKGYDQGYGAYIDLGEVEDTFTVTVNGTKLPMVNQINTIVDIGPYVHAGENTVIIEVATTIYNQAKSSFIISSMPLKENGLLGNDGVVTVTPYQEIPVELSADTSILNSVIAYAEQAKASGEYDNAIESVQKTFDAALENAKAVANNAAATQEEVNAAWKTLLNEIHKLGFVAGDKTELASLIAAAEGIDLSKYVEAGQAEFTAALEAAQNTYNNGDAMQAEINEVADNLLNAMLNLRYKADKSILEEVVAEAEKVDANAYTAESYAVLEAAVNDAKAVLENENATQKEVDAAVQSVQAAMDSLVAVEGTETPSDNNATQTGQENTTTKANAAKTGDFAPIAGVVMLAVAGTAVLLSRKKK; encoded by the coding sequence ATGAGAAGCAAAAAAACAAATTTATGGAAAAAATGTACTGCTTCCGCATTAGCGGTTGCCATGGCAGCTACATCCATTAGTGCGTTGAGTGTTCTAGGAGTATCTGCACAAGAGAATATCAACACAACTTTGGTGAGTGAATTTCAAAATCCGCCGCAGCAAAGCAAAACAATGATCCGTTACTGGGTTCCTGGTGCTGCGGTAGAAGAATCCGCTTTACGTCGTGATGTAAAACAAATCGCAGATTTAGGGTATGGTGGTTTAGAAGTTGTTTCATATATCCAGATGATTAAAGGGGTTCAGGATAACGATCAATGGGGGACAGAAAATTGGGACCGTGCAATGGAGATTATTGTAGATGAAGCACAAAAATATAATCTAACAGTTGATGTTACCAATGGTCCTGGATGGCCGATTTCTTCTCCAACATTAAAAAATGCGGATGATCCAGGCACTTCCTATGAAATGACCTATGGTACTGCGGATCTTGTTGCAGGAGATACCTACCAAGCCATTGTTCCAGAACGAAACACGATAAGAAGCGAAGGGACAACAAAACTGTTTGCAGTAGGAGCCTACCAGTTAACTGCAGAAAAAACCATTGACTTTAACAGCTATATTGACCTGATGGACTATGTAACAGTAAATCCAGATGATAACGCACAGAGTACGTTGAATTGGACTGCACCGGAAGGGGACCAAAACTGGGTTATTTTTAGTTTTTGGGAACAGCCAACAGCTCAAAAGGAAGCTAGCGGCTACTATGTTGTGGACCACTATGGCATTGATGGAGCGAATGCCTGTAAAGCCTACTGGGACAGTGTAATGGATGAAAAAGATTACTTACACTATGTTAATTCTTTATTTAATGATTCTTTGGAAAATCAGGTAGATAAAGAGTGGACAAGAGGATTCCAGGAAATTTTCAAACAGCAAAAAGGATATGACATCACTCCATATTTACCTGTTATTGGTGGCGGAAATTATTATCAGACCCAAGAAGGTCCAAATTATGATTTTACAGATGCTGATTTAACCGAACAAATTAACAATGATTATAACGAAGTTGTAACCTATTGCTATAATGAATATCATCTGAAACCACTGGAAACAATGGCAGAAGAATATGGCATGAATATCCGTTATCAGGTAGCTTATAACAAACCAATGGAAGTAGAAACTTCTGCTTTATCTGTAGCAATTCCGGAAGGAGAATCCTTAAACAGAGCATCTTTAGATAATTTGAGAATGATGGCTTCTGCTGTACATATGACGGACAAGCAGATTTATTCCTATGAAGCTGCAGCCGAATTTGGAAATGCTTATGGGCAGAGCTATGAAGATATCGCTTGGCATCTGAAACGGAGCTGGGCAGCAGGAATGAACCGTCAGGTATTGCATGGCGCAGCTTATAGTGGAGAATTACAAGAAGGTATCCATGGTATAATGGGAGATTTTTGGCCTGGATATGCACCTTTTATGGGATATATTTCGAATGAATGGAATAAAAATACTTCATATGAAAACGCAGCAGATTATATTGAATATTTCACCCGTTATAACTATATCATGCAGAAAGAATCCAAAATAGATATCGCTGTTTACCGCCATACCTATGAGGATAATTACATGAAGAGCGGTGGCGATGGGGAAGATTGGTTCCCAGATGACAGCATTTTAAACCGCAATGGCTACTCCTATGAATTTGTAAACCCAGATATTTTGAATCTGGAAACCGCCACTGTCACCAATGGGGTGTTAAATGAAAACGGTCCAGCCTATAAAGCGATTGTCATCCACAATGAAGATAGGATGTCACCGGATGTGGCACAGCGGATGATTGACCTTGCTAATGATGGTATGAAGATTGTGGTTGTAGGGGATGCTCCAAGCAAACTGATGTACCGCAGCGAAGTAAATGAAGGCTATACCGCCCAGGATATTGTCAACGCCATGAATACGTTGCTGCAAAATCCAAATGTGAAACAAGTATCGGATTACGACCAGCTTCCAACAGAATTGACAGAATTAAATGTTCAGCCAGATGCTCAATACAGCACACCAACTGACTTGTTGGCAAAACATCAGGTAGATGACAATGGAGATTTCTATTATCTTTATAATTACAATAGAATCTGTGCAGAAGATGCCAATGCTACCTTAGCAAAAGCAGGAACCGCTTATCCGGGAATCAATAAAGATTTATTAACCGCAAAATCTCTGGATGTAACTTTAAAAGGAGAAGGGAAACCATACCTATTAGACGCATGGACAGGGGAAATCACCCCAATTGCGGAATATCAGCAAAACGATGGATCTGTGACATTGCACCTTGATTTTGATAAAGATGAAGCAAAATTGATTGCTCTGTTAACTGACCAGGAGGCAATTGAAAACGGTTTAACTCCACAATCGGTTTATGCAACTGATGTTACTGGGGATGCTGCAGTAAATTATCAAGATAATGGTATGGTATTAAAATCCACCCAGGAAGGAACCTACACTGTTACCGCAAATAACAATCAAATAGATAAAGTGGTAACAAAAAATATCCAGGACCCATTTACAGTAGAGGAATGGAACTTACAAATCAAGTCATTAGAGAAAAATGAAAATGGCAGCATTTATTTCTATGATTCCCAGTGGAAAGAATTAGATCCAGTTACCATTACCGAGTTAAAAGGATGGAAAGACATCAATCCAGAGTGGAAAAATGTGGCTGGGATTGGAACTTATACCACAACATTCCATTTGGATAAAGGTTATGATCAGGGATATGGCGCATATATTGACCTTGGAGAAGTAGAAGATACTTTTACCGTAACTGTAAATGGAACAAAACTTCCAATGGTAAATCAAATTAATACAATTGTAGATATTGGCCCATATGTACACGCAGGGGAAAATACGGTTATTATAGAAGTAGCTACAACGATTTATAATCAGGCAAAATCAAGCTTTATTATATCCAGCATGCCATTAAAAGAAAATGGTCTGTTAGGAAATGATGGTGTAGTAACGGTTACTCCATATCAAGAAATTCCAGTAGAATTAAGTGCAGATACTTCTATTTTGAATTCTGTGATTGCTTATGCGGAACAAGCCAAAGCAAGCGGGGAATATGACAATGCCATTGAAAGTGTACAAAAAACATTTGATGCAGCATTGGAAAATGCCAAGGCAGTAGCAAATAACGCAGCAGCAACCCAGGAAGAAGTAAATGCAGCATGGAAAACACTGTTGAACGAAATCCATAAATTAGGATTTGTAGCAGGCGATAAAACAGAGTTAGCAAGCTTAATCGCAGCAGCAGAAGGGATTGACCTGAGCAAATATGTAGAAGCAGGTCAAGCAGAGTTTACCGCAGCATTAGAAGCGGCGCAGAATACTTACAATAATGGAGACGCTATGCAGGCGGAAATCAATGAAGTAGCGGATAATCTGTTAAACGCAATGTTGAACCTGAGATACAAAGCGGATAAATCTATTTTGGAAGAAGTAGTAGCAGAGGCAGAGAAAGTGGATGCGAACGCATACACAGCAGAAAGCTACGCAGTACTGGAAGCAGCAGTAAATGACGCAAAAGCAGTACTGGAAAATGAAAACGCAACCCAGAAAGAAGTAGACGCAGCAGTACAATCTGTGCAGGCTGCAATGGATAGTTTAGTAGCAGTAGAAGGAACAGAAACACCATCTGATAACAATGCTACTCAGACTGGACAGGAAAATACAACAACAAAAGCAAACGCAGCGAAAACAGGGGATTTTGCTCCAATCGCAGGTGTAGTAATGTTAGCAGTAGCAGGCACAGCAGTATTACTTTCCCGTAAGAAAAAATAA
- a CDS encoding AraC family transcriptional regulator: MKTIDDYKSIFDHFMYEYMDHKLPFHDSTAVLQWDQNQKLFISGQQSFVILFHPNISLFPNAKNITIHNHNFYEMAYVYKGRCTNYFENNQFEMKEGEILLLNPTVYHDICTTSPNDCIVNILFNPELFETAMLPMLSNNHLMLNFFAKYTYQIGKSSDYLHFHPSDDPTIYQTLDSLVMEYFEKSVFYENICQSLLMILLSRLTVSYCKQIGLNPDNQEQDSVIISLLGYMQEHCIDTSLEQVADHFHYSTTHISRLLKKHTGKGFIEIMQNFKLEKIKSYLSDTDFTVENISQIMGYNDVNYLYKIFKNKYGITPNEYRKQYHQ, from the coding sequence TTGAAAACAATTGATGATTATAAAAGTATTTTTGATCATTTTATGTATGAATATATGGACCACAAACTACCCTTTCATGATTCTACCGCAGTATTGCAATGGGACCAAAATCAAAAACTGTTTATTTCGGGACAACAATCATTTGTAATATTATTTCATCCTAATATAAGCCTGTTTCCAAATGCAAAAAATATAACCATACATAACCATAATTTCTATGAGATGGCATATGTTTACAAAGGAAGATGCACCAACTATTTTGAAAATAACCAGTTTGAGATGAAAGAGGGAGAAATCCTGCTATTAAATCCAACGGTTTACCATGATATCTGCACCACTTCCCCTAACGATTGTATCGTAAATATCCTATTTAATCCCGAACTATTTGAAACAGCTATGCTCCCAATGCTCTCCAATAACCATTTAATGCTAAATTTTTTCGCAAAATATACTTATCAGATTGGAAAATCCAGTGATTATCTACATTTCCATCCAAGCGATGACCCTACTATCTACCAAACTTTAGATTCCCTAGTAATGGAGTATTTTGAAAAATCTGTTTTTTATGAAAATATCTGCCAGTCCCTGTTAATGATCCTTCTCTCCCGTTTAACAGTATCCTATTGTAAACAGATTGGATTAAACCCAGATAACCAAGAACAAGATTCTGTTATTATATCCCTGTTAGGATATATGCAGGAGCATTGTATTGATACCAGTTTAGAGCAAGTTGCTGACCATTTTCATTATTCCACAACTCATATTAGCCGATTATTAAAAAAACATACTGGTAAAGGGTTTATTGAGATTATGCAAAATTTTAAGCTGGAAAAAATTAAAAGCTACCTTTCCGATACCGATTTTACTGTGGAAAACATTTCTCAAATTATGGGTTATAACGATGTAAACTATTTATATAAAATTTTTAAAAATAAATATGGTATAACCCCCAACGAATACCGGAAACAATACCATCAATAA
- a CDS encoding peptide chain release factor 3 gives MSSYENEIKRRRTFAIISHPDAGKTTLTEKFLLYGGAIALAGSVKGKKTAKHAVSDWMEIEKQRGISVTSSVMQFEYEGYCINILDTPGHQDFSEDTFRTLMAADSAVMVIDASKGVENQTRKLFKVCVMRHIPIFTFINKMDREARNPFDLMEEIEEELGIQTYPVNWPIGSGKEFKGVFDRKKREILAFTANNGQREVDSIAADLNDTNLEKLIGSEHYHTLVDDVELLDGAGYEFDMEKVNTGQLSPVFFGSALTNFGVEPFLENFLQMTTPPLSRNSDIGQISPFDEDFSGFVFKIQANMNKAHRDRIAFMRICSGKFEKGMEVLHVQGGKKLKLAQPQQMMAQEREIVEEAYAGDILGIFDPGIFSIGDTLCSPNRKMVFEGIPTFAPEHFNLVTQVDTLKRKQFVKGMTQIAQEGAIQIFQELDSGMEEVIVGAVGVLQFEVLEYRLKNEYHVDIRMSGLPYQYIRWIENKDVDVNSLDLMSGTKVVQDLKGNKLLLFSNSWSIQWALEHNEGLELAEFSR, from the coding sequence TTGTCAAGTTACGAAAATGAGATTAAACGACGTAGAACTTTTGCGATTATTTCCCACCCTGACGCTGGTAAAACGACTTTAACGGAAAAGTTCTTGTTGTACGGTGGAGCAATTGCCTTAGCTGGTTCTGTAAAAGGGAAAAAAACTGCGAAACATGCGGTTTCCGATTGGATGGAAATTGAAAAACAAAGGGGGATTTCGGTCACTTCCTCTGTAATGCAGTTTGAATATGAAGGCTATTGCATTAATATTTTGGATACCCCAGGGCACCAGGACTTCTCCGAAGATACTTTCCGCACCTTAATGGCAGCGGATTCTGCTGTTATGGTGATTGATGCCTCCAAGGGTGTTGAAAACCAAACCAGAAAGTTATTTAAGGTTTGTGTCATGCGGCACATCCCGATTTTTACTTTTATTAACAAAATGGATCGGGAAGCCAGGAATCCATTTGATTTGATGGAGGAAATTGAGGAAGAACTGGGAATTCAGACTTATCCAGTAAACTGGCCGATTGGTTCCGGTAAGGAGTTCAAAGGGGTATTTGACCGAAAAAAACGGGAAATTTTAGCGTTTACAGCCAACAATGGGCAACGGGAAGTAGACTCTATTGCAGCAGATTTGAATGATACCAATCTGGAAAAATTGATTGGTTCGGAACATTATCATACCTTGGTGGATGATGTAGAGTTGCTAGATGGTGCCGGATATGAATTTGACATGGAAAAGGTAAATACTGGTCAGCTTTCTCCTGTCTTTTTTGGTTCCGCATTGACCAATTTTGGGGTGGAACCATTCCTGGAAAATTTCTTACAGATGACAACACCACCATTATCCCGTAATTCGGACATTGGGCAGATAAGCCCGTTTGATGAGGATTTTTCAGGATTTGTCTTTAAAATTCAGGCAAATATGAACAAAGCTCACCGTGATAGGATTGCGTTTATGCGGATTTGTTCCGGTAAATTTGAAAAAGGGATGGAAGTACTCCATGTACAGGGTGGTAAAAAATTAAAACTTGCCCAGCCTCAGCAGATGATGGCGCAGGAACGTGAAATTGTGGAAGAAGCTTATGCTGGGGATATTTTGGGGATTTTCGACCCAGGTATTTTTTCTATTGGGGATACTTTGTGTTCCCCAAACCGGAAGATGGTGTTTGAAGGGATTCCAACCTTTGCGCCGGAGCATTTTAATCTGGTTACCCAGGTGGATACCTTAAAAAGAAAACAATTTGTAAAAGGGATGACTCAGATTGCCCAAGAAGGGGCAATCCAGATTTTCCAGGAGCTGGATTCTGGTATGGAAGAAGTGATTGTAGGTGCAGTAGGCGTCCTGCAATTTGAAGTGTTGGAATACCGTTTGAAGAACGAATACCATGTGGATATCCGGATGTCCGGGTTGCCATATCAGTATATCCGTTGGATTGAAAACAAAGATGTTGATGTAAACAGTTTGGATTTGATGTCTGGTACAAAGGTTGTACAGGATTTAAAAGGAAATAAATTGTTGCTATTTTCCAACAGTTGGAGTATTCAATGGGCACTAGAACACAACGAAGGTTTAGAATTAGCTGAATTTAGCAGATAA
- a CDS encoding phosphatase PAP2 family protein: MERFYLSCIRLAEKSPSYRFLLILLCKFSPIGIAVIYLGLGILLAFQRDIRIWCYLISPMLCLLVVKGLRIFIQRKRPFEKYQFKPVIGHDTGCSFPSKHAASAAVICVACWYIHFPLGVFIAVLAFLAGATRILTGIHYISDVVSGWGLGCSIGLLGCWLL; this comes from the coding sequence ATGGAACGGTTTTATTTGTCTTGTATCCGATTGGCAGAGAAATCGCCATCTTATCGGTTCCTCCTTATTCTGCTTTGTAAATTTTCCCCCATTGGCATTGCGGTGATTTATTTAGGGCTAGGTATTTTGCTGGCATTTCAAAGGGATATTAGGATTTGGTGTTATCTAATAAGCCCAATGCTTTGTTTGTTGGTGGTAAAAGGACTTCGGATATTTATCCAGAGAAAACGTCCATTTGAGAAATACCAGTTTAAACCAGTAATCGGACATGATACCGGATGTTCTTTTCCAAGTAAACATGCAGCCAGTGCAGCGGTGATTTGTGTGGCATGCTGGTATATTCATTTTCCCTTGGGAGTTTTTATTGCGGTATTGGCGTTTTTAGCTGGGGCAACCCGTATTTTAACAGGAATCCATTATATTTCTGATGTTGTTTCTGGCTGGGGACTTGGATGTAGTATAGGGCTGCTGGGATGCTGGTTATTATAA
- a CDS encoding Lrp/AsnC family transcriptional regulator, whose product MDHIDLEILKCLQENARQKASNISQTINLSVSAVTERIKKLEQSGIIEGYTASFNQKKLGNDMCAFMEVSLEHPKYYDNFTKCIAENKNVTSCYYITGDFDFMLRVLTDSSEGLEQLHRRIKSIEGVCSTKTHFVLSTVKQEVSVLPDEDTIEEP is encoded by the coding sequence ATGGACCATATTGATTTGGAAATTTTAAAATGTTTACAAGAAAACGCAAGACAAAAAGCTTCTAATATTAGCCAAACCATTAACCTGTCTGTTTCTGCTGTTACAGAACGGATTAAAAAACTGGAGCAATCTGGAATCATCGAAGGCTATACTGCCTCATTCAACCAAAAAAAATTAGGGAATGATATGTGTGCTTTTATGGAAGTAAGTTTGGAGCACCCTAAATACTATGATAATTTTACAAAGTGTATTGCGGAAAATAAAAATGTGACCTCTTGCTATTATATTACAGGAGATTTTGACTTTATGTTAAGGGTGTTGACCGATTCTTCGGAAGGGTTGGAGCAGTTACACCGCAGGATTAAAAGTATCGAAGGGGTTTGTTCCACGAAAACTCATTTTGTGCTATCCACTGTGAAACAGGAAGTCTCTGTATTACCGGATGAAGATACTATCGAAGAACCTTAA
- a CDS encoding helix-turn-helix domain-containing protein → MLKLNYINRHENPTYHVELHTHDMWEIIYYTEGTGIAEINNRKVAFEPHDIFVIPPGIPHRDYSNVGFKSYYYTFSDFEFKPISYFKFRDSDNLDFLHILEQIYREYQMKRNNWRNIVNSLYEVLFHYIVSFAQSPAQNKYVAHALQEIGDNVANPKFSIDQLIDEIPLNTDYFRKLFLHHTGRTPLQYLTFKRISYAQQLLISKKVSKLSIKEIAWKCGYEDYYYFSRVFKKEVGVSPREWLAQWNRDSNLPEHRPKQPYLQSSNKTIAN, encoded by the coding sequence ATGCTAAAATTAAACTATATTAACCGCCATGAAAATCCTACTTATCATGTAGAACTGCATACCCACGATATGTGGGAAATCATTTACTATACCGAAGGCACTGGAATTGCAGAAATTAACAACCGCAAAGTTGCTTTTGAACCCCATGATATTTTTGTTATTCCCCCTGGAATTCCTCATCGGGATTATTCCAATGTAGGGTTTAAAAGCTACTATTATACTTTTTCTGATTTTGAGTTTAAACCAATTTCTTATTTTAAATTTCGAGATAGCGATAACTTGGATTTTTTGCATATTTTAGAACAGATTTATCGGGAATACCAGATGAAACGGAATAACTGGAGGAACATCGTAAACAGTCTGTATGAAGTTTTGTTCCACTATATTGTTTCATTTGCCCAAAGCCCAGCACAAAATAAATATGTTGCCCATGCTTTGCAGGAAATAGGGGATAATGTGGCAAATCCAAAATTTAGCATTGACCAACTGATTGATGAAATTCCACTTAATACGGATTACTTCCGAAAATTATTTTTACATCATACTGGAAGAACCCCTCTACAGTATTTAACCTTTAAGAGAATCAGTTATGCGCAACAGCTGCTCATTTCCAAAAAAGTATCTAAATTAAGTATTAAAGAGATTGCCTGGAAATGTGGATATGAAGATTATTATTATTTCTCCAGAGTATTTAAAAAAGAAGTAGGAGTGAGTCCACGGGAGTGGCTGGCACAATGGAATAGGGATAGTAATTTACCAGAGCACAGACCAAAACAGCCTTATTTGCAATCATCTAACAAAACAATAGCAAATTAA